A single Orcinus orca chromosome 2, mOrcOrc1.1, whole genome shotgun sequence DNA region contains:
- the NR2F2 gene encoding COUP transcription factor 2 isoform X2, translating to MPPTQPTHGQFALTNGDPLNCHSYLSGYISLLLRAEPYPTSRFGSQCMQPNNIMGIENICELAARMLFSAVEWARNIPFFPDLQITDQVALLRLTWSELFVLNAAQCSMPLHVAPLLAAAGLHASPMSADRVVAFMDHIRIFQEQVEKLKALHVDSAEYSCLKAIVLFTSDACGLSDVAHVESLQEKSQCALEEYVRSQYPNQPTRFGKLLLRLPSLRTVSSSVIEQLFFVRLVGKTPIETLIRDMLLSGSSFNWPYMAIQ from the exons ATGCCGCCCACCCAGCCGACCCACGGGCAGTTTGCGCTGACCAACGGGGACCCCCTCAACTGCCACTCGTACCTGTCCGGATATATTTCTCTGCTGCTGCGCGCCGAACCCTATCCCACGTCGCGCTTCGGCAGCCAGTGCATGCAGCCCAACAACATCATGGGCATCGAGAACATTTGCGAACTGGCCGCGCGGATGCTCTTCAGCGCCGTCGAGTGGGCCCGGAACATCCCCTTCTTCCCTGACCTGCAGATCACCGACCAGGTGGCCCTGCTTCGCCTCACCTGGAGCGAGCTGTTCGTGCTGAACGCGGCACAGTGCTCCATGCCCCTCCACGTCGCCCCGCTACTGGCCGCCGCCGGCCTACACGCCTCGCCCATGTCCGCCGACCGGGTGGTCGCCTTTATGGACCACATACGGATCTTCCAAGAGCAAGTGGAGAAGCTCAAAGCGCTGCACGTCGACTCCGCCGAGTACAGCTGCCTCAAGGCCATAGTCCTGTTCACCTCAG ATGCCTGTGGTCTCTCTGATGTAGCCCATGTGGAAAGCTTGCAGGAAAAGTCCCAGTGTGCTTTGGAAGAATACGTTAGGAGCCAGTACCCCAACCAACCAACCCGATTCGGAAAGCTTTTGCTTCGTCTCCCTTCCCTCCGCACGGTCTCCTCCTCAGTCATAGAGCAATTGTTTTTCGTCCGTTTGGTAGGTAAAACCCCCATCGAAACCCTCATCCGGGATATGTTACTGTCCGGCAGCAGTTTTAACTGGCCGTATATGgcaattcaataa
- the NR2F2 gene encoding COUP transcription factor 2 isoform X3, giving the protein MQAVWDLEQSKYGFAVQRGRMPPTQPTHGQFALTNGDPLNCHSYLSGYISLLLRAEPYPTSRFGSQCMQPNNIMGIENICELAARMLFSAVEWARNIPFFPDLQITDQVALLRLTWSELFVLNAAQCSMPLHVAPLLAAAGLHASPMSADRVVAFMDHIRIFQEQVEKLKALHVDSAEYSCLKAIVLFTSDACGLSDVAHVESLQEKSQCALEEYVRSQYPNQPTRFGKLLLRLPSLRTVSSSVIEQLFFVRLVGKTPIETLIRDMLLSGSSFNWPYMAIQ; this is encoded by the exons ATGCAAGCGGTTTGGGACCTTGAACAAAGCAAATATGGTTTTG CGGTGCAGAGGGGCAGGATGCCGCCCACCCAGCCGACCCACGGGCAGTTTGCGCTGACCAACGGGGACCCCCTCAACTGCCACTCGTACCTGTCCGGATATATTTCTCTGCTGCTGCGCGCCGAACCCTATCCCACGTCGCGCTTCGGCAGCCAGTGCATGCAGCCCAACAACATCATGGGCATCGAGAACATTTGCGAACTGGCCGCGCGGATGCTCTTCAGCGCCGTCGAGTGGGCCCGGAACATCCCCTTCTTCCCTGACCTGCAGATCACCGACCAGGTGGCCCTGCTTCGCCTCACCTGGAGCGAGCTGTTCGTGCTGAACGCGGCACAGTGCTCCATGCCCCTCCACGTCGCCCCGCTACTGGCCGCCGCCGGCCTACACGCCTCGCCCATGTCCGCCGACCGGGTGGTCGCCTTTATGGACCACATACGGATCTTCCAAGAGCAAGTGGAGAAGCTCAAAGCGCTGCACGTCGACTCCGCCGAGTACAGCTGCCTCAAGGCCATAGTCCTGTTCACCTCAG ATGCCTGTGGTCTCTCTGATGTAGCCCATGTGGAAAGCTTGCAGGAAAAGTCCCAGTGTGCTTTGGAAGAATACGTTAGGAGCCAGTACCCCAACCAACCAACCCGATTCGGAAAGCTTTTGCTTCGTCTCCCTTCCCTCCGCACGGTCTCCTCCTCAGTCATAGAGCAATTGTTTTTCGTCCGTTTGGTAGGTAAAACCCCCATCGAAACCCTCATCCGGGATATGTTACTGTCCGGCAGCAGTTTTAACTGGCCGTATATGgcaattcaataa
- the NR2F2 gene encoding COUP transcription factor 2 isoform X1 → MAMVVSTWRDPQDEVPGSQGSQASQAPPVPGPPPGAPHTPQTPGQGGPASTPAQTAAGGQGGPGGPGGDKQQQQQHIECVVCGDKSSGKHYGQFTCEGCKSFFKRSVRRNLSYTCRANRNCPIDQHHRNQCQYCRLKKCLKVGMRREAVQRGRMPPTQPTHGQFALTNGDPLNCHSYLSGYISLLLRAEPYPTSRFGSQCMQPNNIMGIENICELAARMLFSAVEWARNIPFFPDLQITDQVALLRLTWSELFVLNAAQCSMPLHVAPLLAAAGLHASPMSADRVVAFMDHIRIFQEQVEKLKALHVDSAEYSCLKAIVLFTSDACGLSDVAHVESLQEKSQCALEEYVRSQYPNQPTRFGKLLLRLPSLRTVSSSVIEQLFFVRLVGKTPIETLIRDMLLSGSSFNWPYMAIQ, encoded by the exons ATGGCAATGGTAGTCAGCACGTGGCGCGACCCCCAGGACGAGGTGCCCGGCTCTCAGGGCAGCCAGGCCTCGCAGGCGCCGCCTGTGCCCGGCCCGCCGCCCGGCGCCCCGCACACGCCACAGACGCCCGGCCAAGGGGGCCCGGCCAGCACGCCGGCCCAGACGGCGGCCGGCGGCCAGGGCGGCCCTGGCGGTCCGGGCGGTgacaagcagcagcagcagcagcacatcGAGTGCGTGGTGTGCGGGGACAAGTCGAGCGGCAAGCACTACGGCCAGTTCACGTGCGAGGGCTGCAAGAGCTTCTTCAAGCGCAGCGTGCGGAGGAACCTGAGCTACACGTGCCGCGCCAACCGGAACTGTCCCATCGACCAGCACCACCGCAACCAGTGCCAGTACTGCCGCCTCAAAAAGTGCCTCAAAGTGGGCATGAGACGGGAAG CGGTGCAGAGGGGCAGGATGCCGCCCACCCAGCCGACCCACGGGCAGTTTGCGCTGACCAACGGGGACCCCCTCAACTGCCACTCGTACCTGTCCGGATATATTTCTCTGCTGCTGCGCGCCGAACCCTATCCCACGTCGCGCTTCGGCAGCCAGTGCATGCAGCCCAACAACATCATGGGCATCGAGAACATTTGCGAACTGGCCGCGCGGATGCTCTTCAGCGCCGTCGAGTGGGCCCGGAACATCCCCTTCTTCCCTGACCTGCAGATCACCGACCAGGTGGCCCTGCTTCGCCTCACCTGGAGCGAGCTGTTCGTGCTGAACGCGGCACAGTGCTCCATGCCCCTCCACGTCGCCCCGCTACTGGCCGCCGCCGGCCTACACGCCTCGCCCATGTCCGCCGACCGGGTGGTCGCCTTTATGGACCACATACGGATCTTCCAAGAGCAAGTGGAGAAGCTCAAAGCGCTGCACGTCGACTCCGCCGAGTACAGCTGCCTCAAGGCCATAGTCCTGTTCACCTCAG ATGCCTGTGGTCTCTCTGATGTAGCCCATGTGGAAAGCTTGCAGGAAAAGTCCCAGTGTGCTTTGGAAGAATACGTTAGGAGCCAGTACCCCAACCAACCAACCCGATTCGGAAAGCTTTTGCTTCGTCTCCCTTCCCTCCGCACGGTCTCCTCCTCAGTCATAGAGCAATTGTTTTTCGTCCGTTTGGTAGGTAAAACCCCCATCGAAACCCTCATCCGGGATATGTTACTGTCCGGCAGCAGTTTTAACTGGCCGTATATGgcaattcaataa